From the genome of Streptomyces ficellus:
GGTGCCGTCCGGGTCCCGGTACTCGAGGGTCAGGGTCCGGTCGGGGGGTTGCGCGACCCGTACGCGGATGCGTCGCATCCCGGCCCGTCCGCTCACCGTCCACTCCTCCGGTGTCCCGATGTCGGCGCGGAACCGGCCGGGACCGGCCCAGCCGAACGCCGCCCGCTCGGCACGGCCGGGCCAGGTGCTGGAGCCCTGGCGCAGGCGCAGGAACACCAGGGGCGGCAGCGAGCGGAGGACGGGGCGGGTGGAGACGGCGGCCACGATCTCCAGCACCCCGCCGTCTTCGACTTCGGCGTGCAGCCAGGCCCAGCGGCGGGCGTTGCCACGACCGTAGATCCGGGCGGTCGCGCCGGGCGCGCCGCTGAGTTCGATGGTGCCGCCGGGATGGGTGACGGTGCCGTGGTACGTGGAGCGCGCGGCGGGCAGCATCTGTGCCGCGGGAAGCAGTTGTCGCCGCCACGACCAGCGCGGGAAGGTGTACAGCGGCCGGTCCGCGGCGTGTTCGGCGAGGTCCCAAGTGAAGTCCCCGGCGCTGCCGGTCAGACGGCCGGGACGGGCGAAGACGTGACGGGTGGTGAAACCGTCCGATGCGCCCTGCCACGGCTCCGGGCCGAACCGGGCGTGTACAACGGGACCTTCGGGCGGGAAGGCCGCGATCCAGCCGTGGGCGTAGGCCGGGGAGCCGTCGGCGGGTGAGACCAGCTCGTGGTGGAGCCACAGCCCGGTGCCGGTCACCGGGTCGCCGACGGTCGTGTACCAGACCTCGGTACGACCCGGCTCCCCCGCCCAGCGGGGAGCGTGGTGGCTTGCGGCGGTTTCGGCCGTACCGGTGGTTTCGGCCGTACCGGTGGTTTCGACCGTACCGGTGGTTTCTGCCGTACCAGTGGTTCCGGCGGCCCCGGCAGTCCCGGTGGTCCCGGCGGTCCCGGCGGTGCTCGGGAAGCGGAAGCTCCGGAGGAACGGGACCAGGCCGGTGGCGACCGGGAAGCGGAGGGTTCCGGTACCGGCCCGTGAGCCGTCGTCCTCGTAGAGCGTGAAGGGCATGACGGTCATGGAGCGCAGCGGTCGCAGCACGGTGACTGACTTCCAGCCGTCCAGGGCGAGTTGGCGACCCCCCATGGTGAACCCGAGCCGGTAGCGGATGCGGCGGCGGGCAATCGGTGAGATCTCCAGCTCACCCCGGGCGACCCGGTCGTCCGCCCACCCGTGGATCCTCACGCGCCCGGTCAGGGCGGCCGTGGTGGTCCCGGTCGGTCGTATGAGGCTGTCGGCGGTCACGGCCAGATCCAGCCGCACCCGCCGGTCACGACTCTCCCCCTCCAGACGGACGGCGCCGAGCAGCGTCTCGGCGAAGACGGTGCCGCGTCGCTTCATGCGAGGACCTCCGGCATGTGCGGTGCGGTACGGCCGAGGCGGGCGCCGACGGCCGCCGCGGCCGGGGTCGCCCGCAGGGCCGGAGTTCTTTCGAGGATGTCGACGGGGGTCTCACGGGGCATTGTCTGCACGGGCCCTCCGGAGGAAGATGACGTGAAGAGTGGGTGAGTGGCTGAGCCACTGGACCACTAGGGGCAGGGTCACGTCAATAGCCCTACGCAGCCTGGCCTCCGCATCGTGGCCTCACCGGGCGCGCGCCGGCGCACTGAGGGCCTGCCGTGCCGCCCTGAGCCGAAGGCCCTCTTACGGGGGTGCACCGCGGCGCCAGGACGCCCCTCGACGCGCCCCGACCCAGCGTCGACGCCCCGTGCGAGGACCTGGCACGGGGCGTCGGTGGCTGCCGAAATGGGCCGGAAGAGCCGGAACGCGGCTAGGGCGTGTTTCGAAAGTCCCGTCTGGCCGGGAACGCCTGGCACGCACCCTCGCGGCGTTGTCGGCCGTCGGCGCAGCCCGCTGCGCTCTCCGACCTCCGCCTTGCGATCGCACGCACCAGACGCCCCCGGCCCCGCCCTCCGGGCGGACGACGCTACTTTCGAAACACGCCCTAGCAGTTCTCCCTGATCACGTCCTCCAGCGTGGAAAGAGACGCACGCTCCTCCTCGATCTTCTTCTCCAGCGCGTCCCGCGCCTGCACGAGCGCGAGGATCTCCAGCTCGACCTCAGGATCGGGCTGCGCCTCCAGCTCGGCGATCCTGCGCGAGAGCTCCTCCGCGTGCGCCTCGAAGGCGCGGATGCTCGCCTTGAGTTCCTGCGCGATGCGCTTCATCATCTGGCACCCGGACTCGCTGGCAGCCGGTTCGTTCACCGCAGCACCCCTTCGTCATGGCGCCCCGTTTCCTCAGCGCCGCACGGCCAGTATCGAAGCGCCCCGGTGGCCGTACCCGGCGGAGTAGCCCGTTCGCATCACGCGCGTAGGGGCGGACGTCATGAAGCACCGGAGCCAGAAGCTCCTCTGCTTCACCGACCCCAACGGCTACGTCACCGCCATCACCCAGAAGCAGACCCACGCCCACCTCTACCGGCCCGATCTACCCCGCGCACGCGCGTAGGGGCACCGACGACCTTGTCGGTGCCCCTGGATGCGTACGTACGTGGCGTGCGTACGCCGATCGAGCCTGTCCCGCACTACGCGGCGGCGTCAGAACGGCATGCGGCGACGCGCGCGTCGGCCGGCGGAACCACTGCGGCCCACGGCGCGGGAGCTGGAGTGGAACGGCTTGCTGAACAGCCGGCCGAGCGGGCCCGGGGCCTTGCCACCGGCGCGCGCTCCGGCGCCGAGCGAACGCTGGGCACCGTGCTGCGGATGGTGGGAAAGCCGGGGAACGAGGAAAGCCAGGACGGCCAGAACGACACACACTCCAATGACGGCGGCGATGATCATTACGCGCTCCTCACGGTCGGGGTATGTGCCGCTTGCCCGCCCTGTCCTCGCGTATGCATCCGCCCACGACAAGGCAGGGGCCGCGGGCATACCCCGGAGCGCGACCCACCGAATCGCCACCGCCACCGCTACCGCTACCGCCCCTCGCGACACAGGCGCCTGGGACGATACGGCCGAGAGCTGTGCCCCTTACGCCCCGGCGGTCGCGGCCCGCCCCGCCGTTTCAGCCCGTGAGGTGCACGCGGGCCGCGGCGATCGGGCGGTCGGCGACCTTGCGGGGAGTGGAGGAGTTCACGCTCCAGCGGTAGCCGGCGAAGAGCTTGGTGACGGGATCCCCGTAGAACACGATGTGGCCGTAGCCGGCGCCGTTGTGTTCCGTCCAGCCCGAGGCGCCGTCGGAGGCCTCCTCGATACGGGTGTCGGGGAAGGCCCGGTAGGTCGCCTCGGCGCTCGCGGAGGCGGCCGGGCTGCCGTGCGGGTCGCTCGTACAGTCGATGATCTCGAAGACGTACGGTACGACCCCCTCACCGACCTGGCCATCCACCGCTGACGCCCACGTCCCCTTCCGCTGACGGATCATGACGATGTGTCCGGTGTAGGGCTTGGTCGTCGCGTCGGCGTCGTAGTCGAAGGCGACCAGGTCTCCGGGCCGGAGATTGACCGGCTTGGTGACACCGGTGAAGTGCGGGATGAGCGGCGCGTTGGCGAAGCCTTCGCGGAACTTCTCCGCCGTCGGGTAGAACTTGCCGGGCTCGGTCTTGAAGTGCTCGCTGAAGTAGTCCCTCGTGGCCCATCCGTACGCCGTGCCGGTGCCGTAGGCGCGCTGAAGGACCAGGGTCAGGAACGAGGAGCACTGGGCGAGCGCGGAGAACTGCTCCGGGTGACCGGGCGCGCCCCAGGTGACGGCGCTGTTCTCGTCCGGGAACTGCCCCGCCGTCTTGTAGCGGTTGGCACCCTCGCTCCAGGGCCGCATCCGCAGGTAGTCGATCAGGGTCTCCGCTTCGATCTGGTGCGGCAGTTTCAGCTGGTACGGGTCCGGCGCCGGAGCACCGGCCGCCGACGCGGCCCCCGCCGCCGAACCGGCCACCAGAGCGGCACCGGCGCCGGCGGCACCGCCCAGCATTCTCCGGCGGCTGAGAAAGTGACGAGTCATGGGCGTTTCCCCCGAAAGCAGATGATCGTGCGGTCTTCCGGTGATCCTAGTGCTGTGACCGCACAGGCTCGCCACCCCGCGCAGACCCGGTCCCTGCACCGCTACCTACGCCGGCGCAACGCCATCGCCCGCCATCCCGGTGGCCCGGAAACGATCACTGGGCAGCTCAGCCATCGGCCGCGCGTGGCGGGCCGGGAAGCGGTGGGACAGGGTTGGCCGATGTCAAGGACGTGGTAGGGGCTATACCTGTCCACGTGCCCGGTGCCGCTTCGCGTACGACCAGGTCACCGCGGTCATCAGGGCAGGGATGGCGAACAGCGGGGCGAAAGCGAACCCCCAGACGGTCTGTGCCGTACCGCTCGACATGTACGTCTGGCTCTCGACGGTGAAAGCGACCACGAGT
Proteins encoded in this window:
- a CDS encoding DUF6411 family protein is translated as MIIAAVIGVCVVLAVLAFLVPRLSHHPQHGAQRSLGAGARAGGKAPGPLGRLFSKPFHSSSRAVGRSGSAGRRARRRMPF